The following proteins are co-located in the Seriola aureovittata isolate HTS-2021-v1 ecotype China chromosome 7, ASM2101889v1, whole genome shotgun sequence genome:
- the polr3c gene encoding DNA-directed RNA polymerase III subunit RPC3 translates to MTAQEVRLCGLLLREHFGEVVAKLGTHLLRSGAQNLRTIIHETGISLDLVKKSLCVLVQHGTCVFSAGRKGPGSPTEYQTSCDRILRILRYPRYIYTAKTLYGDTGELIIEELLQRGHMTMSSTVKTVADRLTQNMEEGRSMDYSEVSSAFSKLVETHFLQRCPPQAGPGTKESSTPATPATPAAPSTPATPVSNTQPTPESFPDCYKVPHMTLIGRGKRLLSSEDGEDQRNAKKAKLDLETHGDEGIYWQVNFERFHLHFRDQAIISAVANKLDQTSSEIVRTMLRMSEVTTSPTATCTKPLSANEIFRSLPSSYNIPRPILDQYLTLLVDDPMEFVGKAGESGGGMYVVNLHRALANLARATLESVVQERFGSRSARIFRLLLRKRHLEQKQVEDFAMIPAKEAKDMLYTLLSQNLVQLQEVPKTPDFAPSRTFYLYTVNQLPTARMLLQNCYKTVANLIERRLFESRESKRLLEKSQRIEAILASLQASGAEPEQLTEVEEMITASEKQQLESLRVHINKLDSAENQVDETIFLLESYVNSTATSTG, encoded by the exons atgacTGCCCAGGAAGTGCGTCTGTGCGGTCTGCTGCTGCGGGAGCACTTTGGAGAAGTGGTTGCAAAATTGGGAACACACCTGCTCAGAAGTGGAGCACAGAATTTAAGAACAATTATTCATGAGACTGGCATCTCTCTGGACCTG GTAAAgaagtctctgtgtgtgcttgtgcagcATGGGACCTGTGTGTTCAGCGCAGGTCGTAAAGGACCTGGGAGTCCCACAGAGTATCAGACCAGCTGTGATCGAATACTGAGAATTCTGCGTTACCCACGCTACATCTACACGGCCAAGACACTGTACGGTGACACCGGAGAGCTAATCATAGAGGAGTTACTACAGAGAGGTCACATGACCATGAGCAGCACTGTTAAGACGGTCGCCGACCGCCTCACGCAGAACATGGAGG AGGGGCGCAGCATGGATTACAGTGAGGTGTCTTCTGCCTTCTCCAAACTGGTGGAGACTCATTTTCTTCAGCGCTGTCCTCCGCAAGCGGGACCTGGAACAAAGGAGAGCTCCACTCCAGCCACCCCTGCTACCCCAGCTGCCCCATCTACCCCCGCTACCCCTGTTAGCAACACCCAGCCCACACCAGAGAGCTTCCCCGACTGCTACAAGGTGCCACACATGACACTCATCGGGCGAGGCAAACGCCTACTCTCCAGTGAAGATGGAGAGGACCAAAGGAATGCAAAGAAGGCTAAGTTAGATTTAGAG ACACATGGTGATGAGGGGATTTACTGGCAGGTGAATTTTGAGAGGTTCCATCTCCACTTCAGAGACCAGGCCATCATCAGCGCTGTAGCCAACAAACTGGACCAG ACTAGCAGTGAGATAGTGAGGACTATGCTGAGGATGAGTGAGGTGACGACTTCGCCCACAGCCACCTGCACAAAGCCCCTCTCGGCCAATGAGATCTTTCGCTCGCTCCCGAGCAGCTACAACATCCCCAGGCCCATTTTAGACCAGTACCTCACTCTGCTGGTGGATGACCCG atGGAGTTTGTGGGGAAGGCTGGTGAGAGCGGAGGAGGGATGTATGTTGTCA ATCTGCACAGAGCACTGGCCAATCTGGCGCGGGCCACACTTGAGTCTGTCGTACAGGAGAG ATTTGGCTCCCGGTCAGCACGCATTTTCCGTCTGTTGCTAAGGAAACGTCACCTGGAGCAGAAACAGGTGGAGGATTTTGCCATGATTCCAGCCAAGGAGGCTAAAGACATGCTCTACACGCTGCTTTCACAGAACCTGGTCCAGCTACAG gaAGTCCCAAAGACTCCTGACTTTGCTCCCTCTCGTACCTTTTATCTTTACACCGTCAACCAACTCCCAACTGCAAGAATGCTGCTGCAGAACTGCTACAAG ACCGTGGCCAACCTCATAGAGAGACGCCTGTTCGAGTCCAGAGAGAGCAA gcgTCTGCTGGAGAAATCCCAGCGAATCGAGGCCATCCTGGCATCTCTGCAGGCCAGCGGGGCCGAGCCGGAACAGCTGACCGAGGTTGAGGAGATGATCACTGCTTCTGAAAAGCAACAGCTGGAGTCTTTACGGGTCCATATCAATAA gttAGATTCAGCAGAGAACCAGGTAGATGAAACCATCTTTCTTCTAGAGTCCTACGTCAACTCCACTGCCACATCCACAGGTTGA
- the rnf115a gene encoding E3 ubiquitin-protein ligase RNF115: MAEAAAVPPHRFFCHCCKGEVNPKLPEYICPRCDSGFIEEVTEDSSLLEGGANGIDDTAAQFAELWHLLLLERPFTTDSDTPDSEPRLPGGRLGSLSDLGGLGGGPIGGSVPAGLGGPMGGLLGAGEHWGPGRPPRLHSQRRYRSRGSSRPDRSPAVEGIVQQFLAGLFANSGVPGSPPLSWTGMLHSNPGDYAWGQGGLDAVITQLLGQLENTGPPPAEKEKISSLPTVNISQEQADCCMECPVCKEDFSVGEPVRQLPCNHFFHSDCIVPWLEMHDTCPVCRKSLNGEDSSSEPPSQSPSLSMDPRTQERWSF; encoded by the exons ATGGCGGAGGCTGCGGCTGTTCCCCCGCATCgatttttctgtcactgttgtaAAGGAGAAGTAAACCCCAAACTCCCG GAGTACATCTGTCCAAGATGTGATTCAGGGTTCATAGAGGAAGTAACAGAAGACTCCAG TCTCCTAGAGGGTGGCGCTAACGGGATAGATGACACAGCCGCACAGTTTGCAGAG CTATGGCACCTATTGTTACTGGAGCGGCCATTTACAACAGACAGTGACACCCCTGACTCAGAACCTCGGCTCCCTGGAGGACGCCTGGGAAGTCTCAGCGATCTGGGGGGGTTAGGAGGGGGACCAATTGGGGGGTCAGTCCCAGCAGGCCTAGGGGGACCCATGGGGGGTCTACTAGGAGCTGGAGAACATTGGGGGCCAGGACGCCCCCCTCGCCTGCACAGCCAGAGGAGATACCggtccagaggcagcagcaggccAGACCGCTCGCCTGCTGTGGAAGG GATTGTGCAACAGTTTCTTGCTGGCCTCTTTGCCAACTCTGGAGTCCCTGGCTCACCTCCGCTCTCATG gaCGGGGATGCTGCACTCTAACCCAGGGGATTACGCCTGGGGACAGGGAGGGTTAGACGCCGTGATAACGCAG ttactAGGTCAGCTGGAAAACACAGGACCTCCtccagcagagaaagagaagatcTCTTCTCTCCCAACTGTCAATATCTCTCAGGAACAAGCAG ACTGCTGTATGGAATGTCCGGTGTGCAAAGAGGATTTCTCTGTTGGAGAGCCGGTCAGACAGCTACCCTGTAACCACTTCTTTCATTCAGACTGTATAGTACCATGGCTGGAAATG CATGACACATGTCCAGTGTGTAGGAAGAGTTTGAATGGAGAAGACAGCAGCAGCGAGCCCCCATCACAgtccccctccctctctatgGACCCTCGCACACAGGAGAGATGGTCCTTCTGA
- the gba gene encoding lysosomal acid glucosylceramidase translates to MALSLPVAVLLALVFLTAQVTLSTESNKCVARNFGHDSVVCECNSTYCDSVGSVTLPPLGQYSSYLSSMAGSRLQRGQGQVQVNSTEAGLRLTIVHYQKYQKIRGFGGAMTDAAAINILSLSAGAQDQLLRQYFSSEGIGYSVVRVPMASCDFSTRLYTYADTPGDYNLDNFTLAHEDINMKIPLLQRAQALSPHPLSLLASAWSAPAWMKTNGALIGKGFLNGHPGGKEHKTWAQYYIRFLEEYAKYNLTFWALTTGNEPSAGQLTNYSFQALGFTPEEQRDWVALDLGPALHASSYPHTHILILDDNRLLLPHWAKVVLNDVHAGRYIHGVAVHWYMDRLVPAGISLGVTHHLYPEYYLFGTEACAGWSPLDRGVKLGSWDRAEQYAHDIIEDLNHYVVGWTDWNLALDQTGGPNWVKNFVDSPVIVDAKRDIFYKQPSFYSMAHFSKFLWEGSRRVGVSASRKTNLEYTAFVRPDGSVVLIVLNRSSSVIQFEVWDPAVGYITSTAPAHSLLTLAWNTH, encoded by the exons ATGGCGCTGTCGTTGCCAGTAGCTGTGCTTTTGGCTCTTGTTTTCCTCACAGCACAAGTGACCCTCTCAACAG AAAGCAATAAATGTGTTGCCAGAAACTTTGGCCATGACTCagtggtgtgtgagtgtaattCAACATACTGTGACAGTGTTGGGTCCGTAACCCTGCCTCCACTGGGTCAGTACTCCTCCTACCTGAGCAGCATGGCGGGCAGCAGACTACAGCGAGGCCAGGGTCAGGTCCAGGTGAACAGCACGGAGGCAG GCCTCAGGTTGACTATCGTTCACTACCAGAAGTACCAGAAGATCAGGGGATTTGGAGGAGCTATGACAGACGCAGCAGCCATCAACATCCTGTCCCTGTCTGCTGGTGCACAGGACCAGCTGCTACGACAGTATTTCTCCAGTGAAG GTATCGGCTACAGCGTGGTGCGAGTCCCCATGGCCAGCTGTGACTTCTCCACCCGTCTGTACACCTACGCTGACACACCTGGAGACTACAACCTGGACAACTTCACTCTGGCCCATGAAGACATCAACATGAAG ATCCCTCTCCTGCAGCGTGCTCAGGCCTTGTCTCCTCACCCCCTGTCCCTGCTGGCTAGCGCCTGGAGCGCCCCCGCCTGGATGAAAACTAATGGTGCACTGATAGGAAAGGGCTTCCTGAATGGCCATCCTGGTGGCAAAGAGCATAAAACATGGGCTCAGTACTATATCAG ATTCCTTGAGGAATATGCTAAATATAACTTGACCTTCTGGGCTTTGACCACAGGGAACGAGCCCTCTGCAGGACAGTTGACAAACTACAG TTTCCAGGCTCTGGGCTTCACGCCTGAGGAGCAGCGGGACTGGGTGGCTCTGGACCTGGGCCCTGCTCTGCATGCTTCATCAtacccacacactcacatcctcATACTGGATGACAACCGCCTGCTGCTGCCTCACTGGGCCAAAGTG GTCCTAAATGATGTTCATGCAGGAAGGTATATTCACGGTGTGGCAGTTCACTGGTACATGGACCGCCTTGTCCCAGCTGGGATAAGCCTGGGAGTCACGCATCATCTCTATCCGGAGTATTACCTGTTTGGCACGGAGGCCTGTGCTGGGTGGAGCCCACTAGACAGAGGGGTGAAGCTGGGGAGCTGGGACAGGGCTGAACAGTACGCACATGACATTATAGAG GACTTAAATCACTATGTGGTTGGCTGGACTGACTGGAACCTGGCATTGGACCAGACTGGTGGACCAAACTGGGTTAAAAACTTTGTGGACAGTCCTGTTATAGTGGACGCAAAGCGCGACATCTTCTACAAGCAGCCATCTTTCTATAGCATGGCCCATTTCAG TAAATTCCTGTGGGAGGGGTCTCGGAGAGTGGGGGTGTCTGCCAGTCGGAAAACAAACCTGGAATACACCGCCTTCGTCAGACCAGATGGCTCAGTAGTGCTCATCGTGCTCAACAG gtCATCATCAGTGATCCAGTTTGAAGTCTGGGATCCGGCTGTGGGCTACATCACCTCCACTGCTCCGGCTCATTCATTGCTCACACTTGCTTggaacacacactga
- the dap3 gene encoding 28S ribosomal protein S29, mitochondrial translates to MQIMALHRLSFRLRQTVTHVRTLHTSGCGQQQEAVAVVSESEPFSVFRTQENDPACQSEKHIGQYYTLPSAHIHTLFPRGLPWRYQQQVKAFNEACIMVRQPALEVISYLKKTDYSKPAQRYLFYGLQGSGKTMSLCHALHFCYTQGWLVLHIPDAHIWVKNCKELLPSSYNTSRFDQPLQAAEWLRSFRTTNEKFLSTIKTKHRYVWTKREFTEEGSLLGQLVDQGISRVKSSSDVVGAVMKELRLQSGQPESSFRLAVAVDGVNALWGRSTIKKEDKSAVDPHELTLVYNLRKMMKNDWTGGAIIATVSQTGSLYISKSAYLPQELLGERGFDTMDPFVPMSVSNYSEKEFESCYLYYMDRQWLQHPQSRTEEGKKELIFLSNRNPTMLERICAFL, encoded by the exons ATCATGGCGCTTCACAGACTGTCCTTCAGACTACGGCAAACG GTAACACATGTAAGGACCCTCCATACCAGTGGATGtgggcagcagcaggaggctgtGGCTGTAGTGTCAGAATCTGAGCCGTTCTCAGTTTTCAGAACGCAGGAGAATGATCCG GCGTGTCAGTCTGAGAAACATATAGGACAGTATTACACTCTGCCCTCTGCACACATCCACACGCTGTTCCCTCGTGGCCTCCCCTGGCGTTATCAACAGCAG GTGAAGGCGTTCAATGAAGCCTGTATAATGGTGAGGCAGCCAGCTCTGGAGGTCATCTCGTACCTGAAGAAAACAGACTACAGCAAACCTGCACAGCGATATTTATTCT ACGGGTTGCAGGGCAGTGGGAAGACGATGTCTCTCTGTCACGCACTCCACTTCTGCTACACACAGGGATGGCTGGTGCTGCATATTCCTGACG CCCACATCTGGGTGAAGAACTGTAAAGAGCTGCTGCCGTCATCCTATAACACCTCTCGCTTTGACCAGCCATTACAAGCTGCTGAATGGTTACGAAGCTTCAGGACCACCAATGAGAAATTCCTTTCAACG ATAAAGACAAAGCATCGTTATGTGTGGACAAAGAGAGAGTTCACTGAGGAGGGAAGTCTACTAGGACAGCTGGTGGATCAG GGTATATCTCGTGTGAAGAGCAGCAGTGATGTGGTGGGGGCGGTGATGAAGGAACTGAGGCTGCAAAGCGGGCAGCCGGAGTCAAGCTTCCGCCTGGCCGTGGCTGTGGATGGTGTCAATGCCCTGTGGGGAAGATCTACCATCAAGAAGGAGGATAAGAGCGCT GTGGATCCACATGAGCTCACTTTGGTTTATAAcctgaggaagatgatgaagaacGACTGG ACTGGAGGCGCCATCATCGCCACTGTGTCTCAGACAGGGTCTCTCTACATTTCAAAATCTGCCTACTTGCCTCAAGAGCTGCTAGGAGAg AGGGGTTTTGACACCATGGACCCGTTTGTCCCAATGTCTGTGTCCAACTACAGCGAGAAGGAGTTTGAGAGCTGTTACCTTTATTATATGGACCGCCAGTGGCTGCAGCATCCACAGA gcCGAACagaagaggggaagaaagaaCTCATTTTCTTGAGCAACAGAAATCCAACGATGTTGGAAAGGATTTGTGCCTTCCTGTGA